From a single Pseudopipra pipra isolate bDixPip1 chromosome 7, bDixPip1.hap1, whole genome shotgun sequence genomic region:
- the PKP4 gene encoding plakophilin-4 isoform X10 has translation MTAVPQHLGTTLQRPIHDVEQYGQQYEIYERMVPPRPDSLTGLRSSYASQHSQLGQELRPAVSPDMHITPIYEGRTFYSPVFRSPNHGTVELHHGSQAALFRTGSGVGNLQRSSSQRSTLTYQRNNYGLPAAFAEPLRAVPFRLPEPGYGRALPAPDGGTTRSPSIDSIHKDPRQFAWRDPELPEVIHMLQHQFPSVQANAAAYLQHLCFGDNRVKTEVCRLGGIKHLVDLLDHRVLEVQKNACGALRNLVYGKSTDENKIAMKNVGGIPALLRLLRKSVDAEVKELVTGVLWNLSSCDAVKMTIIRDALSTLTNTVIVPHSGWNSSSFDDDHKIKFQTSLVLRNTTGCLRNLSSAGEEARKQMRSCEGLVDSLLYVIHTCVNTSDYDSKTVENCVCTLRNLSYRLELEVPQARLLGINELDDLLGKESPSKDSEPSCWGKKKKKKKKTSQEDQWDGVGPIPGFSKSPKGVEMLWHPSVVKPYLTLLAESSNPATLEGSAGSLQNLSAGNWKFAAYIRAAVRKEKGLPILVELLRMDNDRVVSSVATALRNMALDVRNKELIGKYAMRDLVNRLPGGTGPSVLSDETVAAICCALHEVTSKNMENAKALADTGGIEKLVNITKGRGDRSSLKVVKAAAQVLNTLWQYRDLRSIYKKDGWNQSHFITPVSTLERERFKSHPSLSTGNQQMSPVMQSVGSTSSSPALLGIREPRPEYDRTHPSLQYYSSQGDVMAHKDIYTGSSKASPIYISSYSSPAREQNRRLQQHQQLYYSQEDTTRKNYDAYRLYLQSPHSYEDPYFDDRVHFPAASDYTTQYGLKSTTNYVDFYSTRRSSYRAEQYPGSPDSWV, from the exons ATGACGGCGGTTCCGCAGCACTTGGGAACGACGCTGCAGAGGCCAATCCATGACGTTGAGCAGTACGGACAGCAGTATGAAATCTATGAGAGGATGGTCCCCCCGCGGCCCGACAGCCTCACAG GCCTGAGGAGCTCGTACGcgagccagcacagccagctggggcaggagctgcgcCCGGCCGTGTCCCCGGACATGCACATCACCCCCATCTACGAGGGCAGGACGTTCTACAGCCCCGTGTTCCGCAGCCCCAACCACGGCACCGTCGAGCTGCACCACGGCTCCCAGGCCGCCCTGTTCCGCACCGGCTCCG GCGTGGGCAACCTGCAGCGCTCCTCCAGCCAGCGTAGCACCCTCACATACCAAAGAAACAACTACGGGCTGCCCGCGGCGTTCGCGGAGCCGCTGCGGGCGGTGCCGTTCCGGCTGCCCGAGCCCGGCTACGGCCGCGCCCTGCCCGCGCCCGACGGCGGCACCACGCGCTCCCCGTCCATCGACAGCATCCACAAGGACCCCAGGCAA TTTGCGTGGCGGGATCCGGAGCTGCCCGAGGTGATCCACATGCTGCAGCACCAGTTCCCGTCGGTGCAGGCCAACGCCGCCGCCTACCTGCAGCACCTGTGCTTCGGGGACAACAGGGTCAAAACAGAG GTCTGTAGGCTGGGAGGAATCAAGCACCTGGTAGATCTCCTGGATCACAGAGTGCTGGAGGTTCAGAAGAATGCCTGTGGTGCACTGAGGAACCTGGTTTATGGGAAGTCTACTGATGAGAACAAAATAGCCATGAAGAACGTGGGAGGGATCCCGGCCCTCCTGCGGCTGCTGCGCAAGTCGGTCGATGCTGAGGTCAAGGAGCTGGTAACAG GGGTTCTCTGGAACTTGTCTTCGTGTGATGCTGTGAAGATGACAATCATTAGAGACGCTCTGTCCACGCTGACAAACACTGTGATAGTGCCCCACTCAGGATGGAACAGCTCCTCCTTTGACGATGAtcataaaattaaattccaGACTTCCCTCGTTCTGCGCAATACAACAGGATGCCTGAG GAACCTGAGCTCCGCCGGGGAGGAGGCGCGGAAGCAGATGAGGTCCTGCGAGGGGCTGGTCGATTCGCTGCTCTACGTGATCCACACCTGTGTGAACACCTCAGACTACGACAGCAAG ACAGTGGAGAACTGTGTGTGCACCCTGAGGAACCTTTCCTACCGCCTGGAGCTGGAGGTGCCCCAGGCGCGGCTGCTGGGGATCAATGAGCTGGATGACTTGCTGGGAAAGGAGTCCCCCAGCAAAGACTCGGAGCCAAgctgctgggggaaaaaaaaaaagaagaaaaaaaaaacttcccaGGAGGATCAG TGGGACGGAGTTGGCCCTATCCCAGGATTTTCCAAGTCTCCTAAAGGGGTGGAGATGCTCTGGCACCCATCGGTGGTGAAGCCGTACCTGACACTTCTGGCAGAGAGCTCCAACCCAGCCACTctggagggctctgcaggatcTCTCCAGAACCTCTCTGCAGGCAACTGGAAG TTCGCAGCCTACATCCGCGCCGCCGtcaggaaggagaaggggctgCCCATCCTCGTGGAGCTGCTGAGGATGGACAATGACAGAGTGGTGTCCTCTGTGGCAACTGCCCTGAGGAACATGGCGCTGGATGTGCGGAACAAGGAGCTCATCG GTAAATACGCCATGCGGGACCTGGTGAACCGGCTGCCGGGCGGGACGGGGCCGAGCGTGCTGTCGGACGAGACGGTGGCCGCCATCTGCTGCGCCCTGCACGAGGTCACCAGCAAGAACATGGAGAACGCCAAGGCCCTGGCCGACACCGGCGGCATCGAGAAGCTGGTCAACATCACCaaggggagaggggacag GTCCTCACTGAAGGTTGTCAAGGCAGCGGCCCAGGTCCTGAACACGCTGTGGCAGTACCGAGACCTCCGGAGCATTTACAAAAAG GATGGGTGGAATCAAAGTCACTTTATTACACCAGTATCaacactggagagagagagattcaaATCCCACCCTTCTCTATCCACAGGCAATCAGCAGATGTCACCTGTCATGCAGTCAG TTGGCAGCACGTCCTcgtccccagctctgctggggatCAGGGAGCCCCGGCCGGAGTACGACAGGACACACCCCTCTCTGCAGTATTACAGTAGCCAGGGCGATGTCATGGCACATAAGGACATCTACACTG GTTCCAGCAAAGCTTCCCCAATTTACATCAGTTCCTATTCCTCACCAGCGAGAGAACAGAACCGACGGCTGCAG CAGCATCAGCAATTATACTACAGCCAAGAAGATACCACCAGGAAAAACTACGATGCCTACCGGTTGTACCTGCAGTCCCCACACAGCTACGAGGACCCCTACTTCGACGACCGAGTTCACTTTCCTGCTGCTTCAGATTACACAACACAGTATGGACTGAAATCAACCACCAATTATGTAGACTTTTATTCCACCAGACGATCTTCTTACCGAGCAGAACAGTACCCGGGCTCCCCTGACTCCTGGGTGTAG